In Agarivorans gilvus, one genomic interval encodes:
- a CDS encoding SirB1 family protein produces MIFRILSFEEEISGQSTLAVRKDLHRLWLDWLKLNPLEETPAGRFEQLKNLFYKDLSFSGDWQAYYHSQNLLIGEVLHRRSGNATSLALLLHYFARKLDIECQILRFPAQTMLAFQLAEQTVYFDAFAGEPKTVAELEVIHRGFKGDLARLNERDLTPLASAKVTERWLGELKRMCLREDNFEMALSVSQVLLRLKPGDPHEMRDRGFIYQQLDCTNVAINDFEYFIEQCPDDPLSKILKVQIHSMDSQPAILH; encoded by the coding sequence GTGATTTTTCGTATTTTAAGTTTTGAAGAAGAAATCTCTGGGCAATCGACCTTAGCGGTACGTAAAGATTTGCATCGGCTATGGTTGGATTGGCTTAAACTGAATCCTCTAGAGGAAACGCCTGCTGGGCGCTTCGAACAGTTAAAAAATTTATTTTATAAGGACTTAAGTTTTAGTGGTGATTGGCAAGCCTATTATCACAGTCAAAACTTATTGATTGGCGAGGTCTTACACCGTCGTAGTGGCAATGCCACCAGCTTAGCTCTGTTATTACATTATTTTGCTCGTAAGCTTGATATTGAATGCCAGATTCTTCGTTTTCCGGCACAAACTATGTTGGCCTTTCAATTGGCTGAGCAAACAGTTTATTTTGATGCTTTTGCCGGTGAGCCTAAAACTGTGGCAGAGCTTGAAGTGATTCACCGCGGTTTTAAAGGCGATTTGGCGCGCCTGAATGAGCGTGATTTAACGCCGCTGGCCTCGGCTAAAGTGACCGAGCGTTGGTTAGGTGAGTTAAAACGCATGTGCCTACGAGAAGATAATTTTGAGATGGCTTTGAGTGTTTCTCAAGTCTTACTACGCTTAAAGCCGGGCGATCCGCATGAGATGCGTGACCGAGGGTTTATCTATCAACAGTTAGATTGCACTAACGTGGCAATCAACGATTTTGAATATTTTATTGAGCAGTGTCCCGATGACCCCTTATCGAAGATACTGAAGGTGCAAATCCATTCCATGGATTCGCAGCCTGCCATATTACATTGA
- the prmC gene encoding peptide chain release factor N(5)-glutamine methyltransferase, whose protein sequence is MKAKLPSIGEALQWASERLAGGESPKLDARVMLQYVLACDTAYLLTWPERQLSPQQWQQYQTWLNQREQGEPVAYIVGEREFWSLSLSVSPATLIPRPDTEVLVELCLKKAKNHADTKIVDLGTGSGAIALALASELPLAQISASELREDALALAQHNAQKLGLEQVCFKQGSWFAPFMGERFDFILSNPPYIDTEDPHLVQGDVRFEPSSALTAEQHGLADIQEIIQQAPDYLKPGGWLMFEHGYDQKQAVQACLLAAGYSEVFTEQDYAGLDRVSGGRYVSNGERD, encoded by the coding sequence GTGAAGGCTAAATTGCCTAGCATTGGTGAAGCACTGCAATGGGCGAGCGAGCGCTTAGCCGGTGGCGAATCACCCAAGCTGGATGCGAGGGTGATGTTGCAATACGTGTTGGCTTGCGACACCGCCTATTTGCTCACTTGGCCTGAGCGCCAGCTAAGCCCGCAGCAATGGCAACAATACCAAACGTGGTTAAACCAACGCGAGCAAGGTGAGCCCGTTGCCTACATTGTAGGTGAGCGCGAGTTTTGGTCATTAAGTCTAAGTGTATCTCCCGCTACCTTGATCCCGCGCCCAGATACCGAAGTATTGGTGGAGCTTTGTCTAAAGAAAGCCAAGAACCATGCCGATACTAAAATAGTGGATTTAGGAACCGGTAGCGGAGCCATCGCCTTAGCTTTAGCCAGTGAGCTTCCCCTGGCGCAAATTAGCGCCAGTGAGCTGCGTGAAGACGCCTTGGCTTTAGCACAACATAACGCGCAAAAGCTCGGTTTGGAGCAAGTTTGTTTTAAGCAAGGCTCATGGTTTGCTCCCTTCATGGGTGAGCGCTTTGATTTTATATTGAGTAACCCGCCTTATATCGATACCGAAGATCCGCATTTGGTACAAGGCGATGTGCGTTTTGAACCAAGCTCTGCTTTAACCGCAGAGCAACATGGTTTAGCGGACATACAAGAGATTATTCAACAAGCCCCAGATTACTTAAAACCCGGTGGCTGGCTAATGTTTGAACATGGTTATGATCAAAAGCAGGCGGTGCAAGCCTGTTTGCTCGCAGCCGGTTATAGCGAAGTATTTACCGAGCAAGATTACGCTGGCTTGGACCGAGTCAGTGGTGGTCGTTATGTCAGCAACGGTGAGCGTGATTAA
- the prfA gene encoding peptide chain release factor 1, with translation MKASILSKLETLQERYQEVQVLLGEPEIISDQDKFRGLTKEYSQLEEVVNCFTAYQQAQENLESANEMLQDDDPEMREMAELEVEEAQASMEKLSEELQLLLLPRDPNDSRSVFLEIRAGAGGDEAAIFAGNLFRMYSKFSESQGWRMTIMSCNESEQGGYKELIAKIDGEDVYRLMKFESGGHRVQRVPETESQGRIHTSACTVAVMPEIPEAEQIEINPNDLRVDTFRASGAGGQHVNKTDSAIRITHIPTGVVVECQEERSQHKNRAKAMSVLSARLQAAEDEKRRAEETSMRRELVASGDRSERIRTYNYPQGRVSDHRINLTLYRLNDILEGDLLALLDPILQEYQADQLAALAESEG, from the coding sequence ATGAAAGCGTCTATTTTATCCAAACTTGAAACCTTGCAAGAGCGTTATCAAGAAGTGCAAGTGTTACTCGGTGAACCAGAAATTATTTCTGATCAAGATAAATTTCGCGGCCTAACCAAAGAATATTCTCAGCTTGAAGAAGTTGTGAACTGTTTTACCGCTTATCAGCAGGCGCAAGAAAATCTCGAGTCGGCTAACGAAATGTTGCAAGACGACGACCCTGAAATGCGCGAAATGGCCGAGCTAGAAGTAGAAGAAGCTCAGGCCAGCATGGAAAAGTTGTCTGAAGAATTACAGCTATTGCTTTTGCCCCGTGACCCTAACGACTCACGTAGCGTATTCTTGGAAATTCGCGCTGGAGCTGGCGGTGATGAAGCGGCAATTTTCGCCGGCAACTTGTTCCGTATGTACAGCAAGTTTTCTGAAAGCCAAGGTTGGCGCATGACGATTATGTCGTGTAACGAAAGTGAGCAAGGTGGCTACAAAGAGCTGATTGCTAAAATTGATGGCGAAGATGTGTACCGCTTAATGAAGTTTGAGTCAGGCGGTCACCGTGTACAACGAGTACCTGAAACAGAATCACAAGGGCGTATTCATACCTCGGCCTGCACCGTGGCGGTGATGCCAGAGATCCCTGAAGCCGAGCAAATTGAGATTAATCCTAACGATTTACGGGTAGATACCTTCCGTGCCTCTGGTGCTGGTGGTCAGCACGTGAACAAAACTGATTCGGCGATCCGAATTACCCACATTCCAACTGGTGTGGTAGTGGAATGTCAAGAAGAGCGTTCGCAACATAAAAACCGTGCCAAGGCAATGTCGGTATTGTCGGCTCGTTTGCAAGCTGCAGAAGATGAAAAACGTCGCGCAGAAGAAACCTCGATGCGTCGCGAGTTAGTGGCCAGTGGTGATCGCAGTGAGCGGATCCGTACTTACAACTACCCACAAGGGCGAGTGAGCGACCACCGTATCAATTTAACCTTATATCGTTTAAACGATATTTTAGAAGGTGATTTGTTAGCACTGCTCGATCCTATCTTACAAGAATATCAGGCCGACCAATTGGCCGCGCTAGCCGAGAGTGAAGGCTAA
- the hemA gene encoding glutamyl-tRNA reductase produces the protein MSLQVLGINHKSAPLGLREKVAFSPEQVNQALTDASNKLGVEMVIVSTCNRTELYCNLGDTDVEKVVQWLVDYKNLPEQELRPSLYQYQQQQAVAHLMRVASGLDSLILGEPQILGQIKQAYTESREAGSVGSVLERFFQRAFSVAKQVRTDTDIGVNAVSVAFAAVSLAKQIFDDLRQSSVLLVGAGETIDLVAKHLADQGVQKMTVANRTVSRAKNLASRFGAEAITLNEIPEHLPQSDIVISSTASPLPIIGKGMVESALKKRRFQPMFLVDIAVPRDIEEQVGELRDAYLYSVDDLQGIVEQNMASRREAAEQAEFIVNQHSEDFMAWLRSLESVTTIRDYRSHSERVRDAAVEKALEALANGKDPATVVRETAFQLTNKLIHAPTEAINKAGRDGRLEELAVIREAIGLRK, from the coding sequence ATGAGTCTGCAAGTCCTAGGTATTAATCATAAATCGGCTCCCCTTGGGTTGCGTGAAAAAGTCGCGTTTAGTCCAGAGCAGGTCAACCAAGCCTTAACTGACGCCAGCAATAAGCTCGGCGTGGAAATGGTGATCGTGTCTACCTGTAACCGTACCGAGCTGTATTGTAATTTGGGTGATACCGATGTAGAGAAAGTGGTGCAATGGCTGGTCGACTACAAAAATCTGCCTGAGCAGGAATTAAGGCCGAGTCTTTATCAGTATCAGCAGCAACAAGCGGTTGCGCATTTAATGCGGGTGGCCAGTGGCTTGGACTCGCTGATTTTAGGTGAGCCACAAATTCTTGGTCAAATTAAGCAGGCCTATACCGAATCGCGTGAAGCGGGCTCGGTGGGCAGTGTTTTAGAACGTTTCTTCCAGCGGGCTTTTTCGGTGGCCAAGCAAGTACGAACCGATACCGATATTGGAGTGAATGCCGTATCTGTGGCCTTTGCGGCGGTAAGTTTGGCCAAACAAATCTTTGATGATTTACGTCAATCCTCAGTATTACTGGTTGGTGCTGGCGAAACCATCGACTTGGTGGCTAAGCATTTAGCCGATCAAGGCGTGCAAAAAATGACTGTGGCTAACCGCACGGTGTCGCGTGCAAAAAACTTGGCTAGCCGCTTTGGTGCTGAAGCTATAACTCTGAATGAAATTCCTGAGCATTTGCCGCAATCCGATATTGTGATTAGTTCAACAGCTAGTCCTTTGCCTATTATTGGTAAGGGCATGGTGGAAAGCGCCTTGAAAAAACGTCGTTTCCAACCGATGTTTTTGGTGGACATTGCGGTGCCGCGAGATATTGAAGAGCAAGTAGGTGAATTGCGTGACGCCTACTTATACAGTGTTGATGACTTACAAGGCATTGTTGAGCAAAATATGGCGTCTCGCCGCGAGGCGGCAGAGCAAGCGGAATTTATTGTTAACCAACATAGTGAAGATTTTATGGCTTGGCTGCGCTCTTTGGAGTCGGTAACTACTATTCGTGATTATCGTAGCCATAGTGAACGAGTGCGTGATGCTGCAGTAGAAAAAGCCTTGGAAGCCCTAGCCAACGGCAAAGATCCCGCAACGGTTGTTCGCGAAACCGCGTTTCAATTAACCAATAAACTTATCCATGCGCCAACTGAGGCAATTAATAAGGCTGGCCGTGATGGTCGACTGGAAGAGCTGGCGGTAATACGAGAGGCCATTGGCCTAAGAAAGTAA
- the lolB gene encoding lipoprotein insertase outer membrane protein LolB — MRQLLCLLILIAGLSACSSQPPITTADSEWEQHLSQLQQLEHWQLNGKIAFINQQSRQAANLFWRQDGENSLLRINGPLGLQGVELHYQPGQVWVKTKDEEYRGNDAQQLIYRLTGWQVPVEQLPAWLLGIPSQNDYQLNAQHRLASFTSAEQWQINYLNYAQYGNYTLPRQLELNSADNRLKLNIHQWQIDDSSNP; from the coding sequence GTGCGCCAACTCCTTTGTTTATTGATTTTAATTGCAGGTCTTAGTGCTTGTAGTTCACAGCCGCCCATCACCACCGCAGATAGCGAATGGGAGCAGCATCTGAGCCAGTTACAGCAACTGGAGCATTGGCAGCTGAATGGGAAAATTGCCTTTATTAACCAGCAATCGCGTCAAGCTGCCAACTTATTTTGGCGCCAAGATGGTGAGAACAGCCTACTTCGCATTAATGGCCCGCTGGGTTTACAAGGCGTAGAGTTGCATTACCAACCCGGCCAAGTATGGGTAAAAACCAAAGACGAAGAATATCGCGGAAACGACGCCCAACAGCTTATCTATAGGCTTACCGGCTGGCAGGTTCCGGTAGAACAGTTACCCGCTTGGCTACTGGGCATACCTAGCCAAAATGATTATCAGCTAAATGCCCAGCACCGCTTAGCCAGCTTTACCAGCGCCGAGCAATGGCAAATTAACTATCTGAACTACGCACAATATGGCAACTACACGCTGCCACGCCAGCTAGAACTCAACTCCGCCGACAATCGTTTAAAACTTAATATTCACCAATGGCAAATCGATGACTCAAGCAACCCTTAG
- the ispE gene encoding 4-(cytidine 5'-diphospho)-2-C-methyl-D-erythritol kinase: protein MTQATLSGPWLAPAKLNLFLYVTGRRADGYHDLQTLFQFIDCCDQLYFALNPTGAIRLNSDLDFPAEDNLVVKAARLLQQHCDIKQGVSITLDKRLPMGGGIGGGSSNAATTLLVLNQLWQCQLNLEQLAALGLQLGADLPIFIHGHSAFAEGVGEQLQNVDPEEKWYLVLHPDVHVSTPSVFQHPKLPRNTPKRSWNELKSSDWHNDCQEIVAKVYPEVAQALGWLLEYAPSRMTGTGSCVFAAFDTEREALAVLNKRPKNLTGFVCKSCNQSPLHQQLNQIKNIQ, encoded by the coding sequence ATGACTCAAGCAACCCTTAGTGGCCCTTGGCTTGCTCCGGCTAAACTCAATCTATTTCTTTATGTCACAGGAAGACGCGCCGACGGCTACCATGACTTACAAACCTTGTTTCAATTTATCGACTGCTGCGACCAACTGTATTTTGCGCTAAACCCAACAGGCGCTATTCGTTTAAATAGTGATTTAGACTTTCCTGCCGAAGATAACCTAGTAGTAAAGGCCGCCCGTTTACTGCAGCAACATTGCGATATAAAACAAGGGGTAAGCATCACTCTAGACAAGCGATTACCGATGGGCGGAGGCATTGGTGGGGGCTCGTCTAATGCCGCTACTACCTTGCTGGTATTAAATCAGCTTTGGCAGTGTCAACTTAATCTCGAACAATTAGCCGCTCTGGGTTTGCAACTTGGCGCAGACCTGCCTATTTTTATCCATGGCCATAGTGCTTTCGCTGAAGGTGTGGGTGAGCAGTTGCAGAACGTTGACCCCGAAGAAAAGTGGTATCTAGTACTGCACCCTGACGTGCATGTTTCAACACCCAGCGTATTTCAGCATCCAAAACTACCGCGTAATACGCCAAAACGTAGTTGGAATGAGCTAAAAAGCAGTGACTGGCACAACGATTGCCAAGAAATTGTGGCGAAAGTTTATCCGGAGGTTGCACAAGCTCTTGGCTGGTTGTTAGAATACGCGCCGTCGAGAATGACCGGAACCGGAAGTTGTGTTTTTGCCGCTTTCGACACGGAGCGTGAAGCCCTTGCCGTGCTAAATAAACGCCCCAAAAATCTTACAGGTTTTGTGTGTAAATCCTGTAATCAGTCGCCGCTTCATCAGCAACTGAATCAAATCAAAAACATACAATAA
- a CDS encoding ribose-phosphate pyrophosphokinase produces the protein MPDMKLFAGNATPELAQRIADRLYTTLGDISVGRFSDGEISVQINENVRGGDIFVVQSTCAPTNDNVMELIVMVDALRRASAGRITAVIPYFGYARQDRRPRSARVPITAKVVADFLSSVGVDRVLTVDLHAEQIQGFFDVPVDNAFGSPVLLQDMLDKNLESPVVVSPDIGGVVRARAVAKMLNDSDLAIIDKRRPRANVAQVMNIIGDVDGRDCIMVDDMIDTGGTLCQAAAALKAKGAKRVFAYATHPVFSGNAASNITESALDEVIITDSIPLSEEMAKVEKVRQLSLAPMLAEAIRRVSNEESISAMF, from the coding sequence GTGCCAGACATGAAACTCTTCGCCGGTAACGCCACGCCAGAACTTGCCCAGCGTATTGCTGACCGCCTATATACCACCCTTGGTGATATTTCAGTAGGTAGATTCAGCGATGGCGAAATTAGTGTACAAATCAACGAAAACGTTCGTGGTGGAGACATCTTTGTTGTCCAATCCACTTGTGCGCCAACTAATGATAATGTCATGGAACTTATCGTTATGGTTGATGCTCTACGTCGTGCCTCTGCGGGTCGTATTACTGCGGTAATCCCCTACTTTGGTTATGCGCGTCAAGACCGTCGTCCTCGTAGTGCTCGGGTGCCTATTACCGCTAAAGTTGTCGCCGACTTCTTATCTAGCGTAGGTGTAGACCGTGTGCTAACCGTTGACCTACACGCTGAACAAATTCAAGGTTTCTTCGATGTTCCAGTAGACAATGCCTTTGGTAGTCCAGTACTACTACAAGATATGTTGGACAAAAACCTAGAATCTCCAGTGGTAGTTTCACCCGACATTGGTGGTGTGGTTCGTGCTCGCGCAGTAGCTAAAATGCTTAACGACAGCGATTTAGCCATTATCGACAAACGTCGCCCTCGCGCTAACGTTGCTCAAGTCATGAATATTATTGGTGACGTAGATGGCCGTGACTGCATCATGGTTGATGACATGATCGATACCGGCGGTACTTTGTGTCAAGCAGCTGCCGCGTTAAAAGCCAAAGGCGCAAAACGTGTATTTGCCTACGCGACTCACCCAGTATTCTCGGGCAATGCGGCCAGCAACATCACTGAATCAGCACTAGACGAAGTGATTATTACCGACTCTATTCCACTAAGCGAAGAAATGGCCAAAGTAGAAAAAGTTCGCCAGCTTTCTTTAGCGCCAATGTTGGCCGAAGCCATTCGCCGCGTGAGCAACGAAGAGTCAATCTCTGCGATGTTCTAA
- a CDS encoding IS1595 family transposase, whose translation MIPAQFTKLMTELENLTDSQVRYIEKWLKGTDSTSQLISELEERMVEKPECPHCHSSLINRHGKVNKMQRYRCKNCGKTFVATTATPLARLRYKELWLDYIRCMLDSKVLRECAKECGINLKTSFRWRHRFLALPSTLKASRLEGIIEADETLFPYSEKGAKKLSRPPHKRGMKAQKRGRSKEDWVPVLTVRDRAKNTYEAILPDVTTETLHKELVGKLEKDSVLCSDGYKSYIALSEKNDLIHKRLDMAGGIKVIDKVFHIQNVNAYHSRLKLWIKRFHGVATKYLHHYLGWFRYMDTPENLNENRLFHIQQQLMGT comes from the coding sequence ATGATTCCTGCGCAATTTACTAAGTTGATGACTGAACTTGAGAACCTAACAGATAGCCAAGTTCGTTATATAGAGAAGTGGCTGAAAGGTACGGATAGTACCTCACAGTTGATATCAGAGTTAGAAGAACGGATGGTTGAAAAACCAGAATGTCCACACTGTCATAGCTCATTGATTAATCGACACGGCAAAGTAAATAAGATGCAGCGATATCGCTGTAAAAACTGCGGTAAAACCTTTGTAGCAACAACGGCGACTCCGCTAGCCAGGCTCAGATACAAAGAGCTTTGGCTGGATTACATACGGTGTATGCTCGATAGCAAAGTGTTGCGTGAATGTGCCAAAGAGTGTGGGATTAACCTGAAAACATCATTCAGATGGCGACATCGTTTTCTGGCTTTACCTTCAACGCTAAAAGCCAGCAGGCTTGAAGGCATTATTGAAGCAGACGAAACCCTGTTCCCGTATTCAGAAAAAGGGGCAAAGAAGTTGAGTCGTCCTCCTCATAAACGAGGAATGAAGGCTCAAAAACGGGGACGTTCTAAGGAAGATTGGGTTCCTGTTTTGACTGTCAGAGACAGAGCCAAAAACACCTATGAAGCGATTTTGCCTGATGTAACAACCGAAACTCTACACAAAGAGTTGGTTGGTAAGCTGGAAAAAGACAGCGTGTTGTGTAGCGATGGCTATAAGTCCTATATAGCGCTGTCAGAAAAAAATGACTTAATCCACAAACGGTTAGACATGGCTGGCGGCATTAAGGTGATAGATAAAGTCTTTCACATTCAAAATGTTAATGCGTACCACAGCCGTTTGAAACTTTGGATAAAACGATTTCATGGCGTAGCCACAAAATATCTCCACCATTACCTTGGTTGGTTTAGATATATGGATACACCAGAAAACCTTAACGAAAACAGGCTGTTCCACATTCAACAACAGTTAATGGGAACATAG
- a CDS encoding 50S ribosomal protein L25/general stress protein Ctc, with the protein MSNITIDAELRSDLGKGASRRLRHAEKVPAIVYGAGEAPVSITLEQRHVMKAQEAEAFYSSIITLNIAGKAVDVLVKDMQRHAYKPRVQHIDFQRVDNSATITKAVPLHFLNEDSAEAVKNGGKVHHLATEIEVSCLAKDLPEFVEVDVANLELGASLHISDIVLPAGVSSVELAKGEAHDQAVVSITAPKGAEEGDSAEEEATEE; encoded by the coding sequence ATGTCTAACATTACCATCGACGCTGAACTGCGTAGCGATTTAGGGAAAGGTGCGAGCCGCCGCCTACGTCACGCAGAAAAAGTTCCTGCTATCGTTTACGGTGCTGGTGAAGCCCCTGTTTCAATCACTCTAGAGCAACGTCACGTGATGAAAGCTCAAGAAGCTGAAGCATTTTACTCAAGCATTATTACTTTAAATATTGCTGGTAAAGCAGTAGACGTACTAGTAAAAGACATGCAGCGTCATGCTTACAAGCCACGTGTTCAACACATTGACTTCCAACGTGTTGATAACTCAGCCACCATCACTAAAGCTGTACCTCTTCACTTCTTGAACGAAGATAGCGCAGAAGCGGTTAAGAATGGTGGTAAAGTACACCACTTGGCTACTGAGATCGAAGTTAGCTGTCTAGCTAAAGATCTTCCAGAATTCGTTGAAGTAGACGTAGCAAACCTTGAGCTTGGTGCATCTCTACACATTTCTGACATCGTTCTTCCTGCTGGCGTTAGCTCTGTTGAGTTAGCTAAAGGCGAAGCACACGACCAAGCGGTAGTATCTATTACTGCTCCTAAAGGTGCTGAAGAAGGCGATTCTGCTGAAGAAGAAGCAACTGAAGAATAG
- the pth gene encoding aminoacyl-tRNA hydrolase — MSNDIRLLVGLGNPGPEYAATRHNAGAWLVTQLANNHHVQLKPESKHFGLTGRIQLAGQEMRLLIPTTYMNLSGKAVASLAKFYRIELEQIMVAHDELDLPPGVARFKKGGGHGGHNGLRDIISKFGNSKDFYRLRIGIGHPGHKDRVSGYVLGKAPKSDQALIDDAIDEAVRSTDILLKDGLSKAMNRLHSYKAG, encoded by the coding sequence GTGTCAAACGATATTCGTTTACTCGTGGGCCTGGGAAATCCAGGCCCCGAATATGCCGCTACCCGCCACAATGCAGGTGCATGGCTAGTCACACAACTAGCTAACAATCATCACGTCCAATTAAAGCCCGAAAGTAAACACTTTGGATTAACCGGCCGCATTCAGTTAGCTGGCCAAGAAATGCGTTTACTGATCCCCACAACTTATATGAACCTCAGCGGTAAAGCTGTTGCTTCATTAGCCAAATTCTACCGTATTGAGCTGGAACAAATCATGGTTGCCCATGATGAGCTTGATTTACCGCCGGGCGTTGCCCGTTTCAAAAAAGGCGGTGGGCATGGCGGACACAACGGGCTGCGCGATATCATTAGCAAATTTGGTAACAGCAAAGATTTTTATCGCTTACGAATTGGTATTGGCCACCCTGGTCATAAAGACCGGGTATCGGGTTATGTCTTAGGCAAAGCCCCTAAGAGCGACCAAGCGCTAATAGATGACGCCATTGATGAAGCGGTACGCAGTACCGATATTTTGCTTAAAGACGGTTTAAGCAAAGCAATGAATCGATTACATAGTTACAAAGCGGGCTAA
- the ychF gene encoding redox-regulated ATPase YchF produces MGFKCGIVGLPNVGKSTLFNALTQAGIEAANFPFCTIEPNTGVVPVPDERLDALAEIVNPQRVLPTTMEFVDIAGLVAGASKGEGLGNKFLANIRETDAIGHVVRCFENDNIVHVAGKVDPANDIDTINTELALADLDSCEKAQIRVAKKAKGGDKDAKFELEVLAKVQAHLEADHMLRSLDLSKEEKAAIAYMNFLTAKPTMYIANVNDDGFENNPYLDIVNEIAAAENAVVVAVCAEIEGEIAELDAEEKAEFMEEMGLEEPGLNRVIRAGYELLNLQTYFTAGVKEVRAWTIPVGATGPQAAGKIHTDFEKGYIRAEVVGYDDYIQYRGETGAKGAGKWRQEGKTYVVNDGDVIHFLFNV; encoded by the coding sequence ATGGGATTTAAATGTGGCATCGTTGGTTTGCCAAACGTAGGCAAGTCGACTCTATTTAACGCTCTGACTCAAGCCGGCATTGAAGCTGCTAACTTTCCATTTTGTACTATTGAGCCTAATACTGGCGTAGTACCCGTACCTGACGAGCGCTTAGATGCTCTCGCCGAAATTGTAAATCCGCAGCGTGTACTCCCCACCACCATGGAGTTTGTAGACATTGCAGGCTTAGTCGCTGGCGCATCTAAAGGTGAAGGTTTGGGTAACAAATTTTTGGCCAACATCCGCGAAACCGACGCCATTGGCCATGTGGTTCGCTGTTTTGAAAATGACAACATCGTGCATGTTGCCGGCAAAGTTGACCCCGCTAACGATATCGACACCATCAATACCGAGCTGGCCCTAGCCGATTTAGATAGCTGTGAAAAAGCCCAGATCCGCGTGGCTAAAAAAGCCAAGGGTGGCGATAAAGACGCAAAATTCGAATTAGAAGTATTAGCCAAGGTGCAAGCTCACCTAGAGGCTGACCACATGCTACGCAGTTTAGACCTAAGCAAGGAAGAAAAAGCCGCCATTGCTTACATGAACTTTTTAACTGCCAAGCCGACCATGTACATTGCTAACGTCAATGATGATGGTTTTGAGAACAACCCCTACTTAGATATCGTGAATGAAATTGCTGCAGCAGAAAACGCGGTGGTAGTAGCGGTTTGTGCTGAAATTGAAGGTGAAATTGCCGAACTAGACGCCGAAGAAAAAGCCGAGTTTATGGAAGAAATGGGCTTAGAAGAGCCTGGCCTAAACCGCGTAATTCGTGCCGGCTATGAACTATTAAACCTACAAACTTACTTTACCGCAGGGGTAAAAGAAGTTCGCGCTTGGACCATTCCAGTTGGTGCCACAGGGCCACAGGCTGCAGGTAAAATCCACACCGACTTTGAAAAAGGTTATATTCGCGCCGAAGTAGTGGGCTATGATGACTACATCCAATACCGAGGTGAAACTGGCGCTAAAGGTGCCGGTAAATGGCGCCAAGAAGGTAAAACTTATGTGGTGAACGATGGTGATGTGATTCACTTCTTATTCAACGTCTAA